The DNA segment agtctttttcttactccccggatgagcctctgaaaatgaatgagagctcttccgaaatttgttaatgagtttatccgcttaaacgataaaaacgttaaaatctatgtcaatgagaactaccccattttatgatggggtcccccacttaaatgacaaagacgtttagtatcttgacaatggggaaacgtccttacttgacaaaactattagcactttgctaatagggggaaaatggggaaaaccctttaacatgacgaaagtcacccaggaatccgagtatataatcttcccgattctcagagaaatcgatgaagaggaaagagtgggatcgaagaaaaattcggtgggtatgtctctccgctaactccgaatcctttttaaaaatttctgtaaaggaatgtcctgtggagagtcctgaaaaaacctcctcttgacgagcgtttagaaagcgtcaagcgtcctaagaaacgatcctgaacagcaaataagacgccttctacaagtcttttctctcgcaaagcgttcctgccgagcttccaccgaagcgtcggCGAATGTCCACCAAAAGACGTCCTGCCGAGAAGTctgcttagcgtcctgctgagcagtcctcaaaaaacgtcctgttagctgcgagcgtgtctgagcagagaacaccaaagTCTTCTGGAACGACGTTTGAGAGAGgatctcgttgagcgccctgatgcatgcaaggcccgccaagaggcgtcctggcgagcgaccttgccaacctCTCAAaattatgacgaaccgcgttttgcgtatgacgttgatattttcaagggacgtcctcatgcgagtctccaggagagccgcacgctgctcctgagtGGCgggtgaacactaaaggaagatgtatggctttcgtcttcaagacggggcCCTTAAGACCTTCATacccttcttacaaagacagtgccGCCTGTGCGAACGggaacttgcgtcttagtaatgcaaaagaacatctccagaaacgcactcagcaaaggaacgccgagcgtcctggagaatgtctctacttataggacgtcgagcacctccaaaagcttcctcacgtctaaatttgcccttcttatgccgaaccagagacataagttgtttgactgtgcaaagcagctttgccggacgtcaaacttatcagcttgctttttcgaagtaagcgaacgttacataacgtatacggagcgccatgaggacgaggagacgaatactgagttgctcctccaaaaggtggaatcaagaatgtccttgattaccaaattctttggaatgctagcgaggttgaaacagctctacttcatgagctttcactcgcaggaggctcaaatcactcttctggcaagatgaatgagcctccttaatatgtcccttagaaaagagccagtgcattcttcgaaaagggtaaatgtggtctcttcctgagcaccataaattaccTGAAGgactcttacttccttcgtttatgtaaataaaattcgagagccctgacagggcacaggactctttcatcctctcgtgacgagagagaggacgtgaagcgtcctcttctctaaagcttctttagggggcgcgagtccttccgagagctccacccctgtgagggggaggacgcctcggaggacgagaagcaatccttcaagattcgtgcacgtgctcgatcttcggcagcctgggaagcgacaacaggacctgccgaaaggaagccagatcagcatgaaaacccgtaaccctccttcggcttttgacatgccctctccctggtttcctgggagtccgacagaggtctaggcctagaggcgttatggggccgatctgacgttgcCTCccttgacgagagagaggaccccgtgaagcgtcctcttctctaaagcttcttagagggcgcgagtccttctgaAGAGCTCcaaacccttgcgcggggaggacgcctcggagacGAGAAgctccttcaagattcgtgcacgatctttagcagcctgggaagcgtcaacaggtcctgccgaagggacgccagatcggtggggagcccccgtaaccctctttgcggctttcgacatgccctctcacccctgagtcctgggagtccgacagaggtccaggcctagaggcattagggtggggccgatctgacgccccctccacaacacaaggggcactacacttcacaacactgattggagagcgagcaactttagtctaagattacttgatgtaatcctctagcagacacttcttctaggcccgtaagccataccacagggttaggcaaaataaaatctacaggaggttagaaggttcattatttctaaccttgtgtttactgtggaggaaaactcctgattctaacacgctctaaaatgcgtacatgaatcctacttcttccgtaatcagtccacacattacactaattacattgaacttatgcaaagaaaacatgtaaacgtcatatatactaagcgagtgtctaccgaaagttccggtagcctcaccgttaccccatgcagacaacaaagtctgaaactaggctaactagcttcagacatcaaatgcaatgaaaaaatttacgatagcgtatgcctagccacaaatccaagtcaataatcgaaagaataattaggatacttaagcggctaatgaagtttcaaaatcctaggcggaggtctgtaaacagttgtttaccgaccggtgacagaaaaaatatgaatagaaaatgggaatagttcctgatatcctcctcccagcggcgggaatgggtactaccacctggccgcccactgcgtgtgccgcgaattttgaaattctgtcggacttcagagaatacagctatatatatatctgtcaggtaagtttcatgaacaaaactatacttacaacaataattattatactttgcAATGATACTTACAGCAGCTCTCTGATGTTTTAGGTGTAAACCAAATCCAAGGCCATAAGCTTTAACAGCAAAGTTCATTTGATGTTCCTCTTGCCTTTGGCGATAAGTCCTTTCAGAGGTTTCGAGTGGATGCACATTAGTGGTAACTGGTGCACGTTGAAGAAGGCCCTGGTCACATCCATAATCAGTCTCTTGTGACTTGACAGATGCAAATGACTCATTTGTAGGCAAAGCCTGAGAAAAAGATACACCAATGAGAAAGAATGTATGGTACAATTTACAAACATCTTGTGCAGTACCACAGGTTGCCAGTGCTGGGATTTTAGCCACAAATATCAAAACCCTGCCCCACCAAAAAGGTAATTTTATCATTCAACTTATAAAAGCATACAAATATCACAGGATTAAAATACTTATTCAAGACATAAAACCACCTGTAATCAGACCGTCTTCCTTGAATCTGTCAGAGGCTTAAAATCCCTCTGAGcagaaataaaatctttattactTGATGTCAGTATTTGAATCACCTcaattaaatttttatctataaaaCCATATGCCTGTGCAAATTTTCAAAACTTCCCTTACCTTTCAGCAGCAATGTATGAATAATTTCTTGCAAGGCAAAGCAAAGCATTTGTTTTCTGATACTGCAAACTTAGGTGTACGTATGTTCTATAGTGTTGTTTGAAAGCTATTCAAACTATGCAGATAATGAATGAATCAAGAAAGTATTGAAATGCTAATTCTTGAAAATTTTCCTCTAACAAATGTTTAATCTAAGTACCAGTACTAATGATGTTTAAACAGCATCATGCCTTATCACATAATTAACCAGTTGGGTTTAACTGCATGATTAGTTCAATGTTCACTAATCACTTAAGATACTAATCATTATATCACAGTTATAACATGATCTGTTAAGGATCTGCACTAGCTAAAGCTGggaaacatgttattgttatgatacaataaagtttgttcatacttacctggcagatatatatatagctgtattctccgaagtccgacagaatttcaaaactcccggcacacgcagtgggcggccaggtggttagtacccattcccgccgctgggaggcggatatcaggaatcattcccatttttctattcagatttttcatacactgtcccctgagggggaggtgggtgggtactttaattatatatatctgccaggtaagtatgaacaaactttattgtatcataacaataacatttttgttcatgaaacttacctgtcagatatatatatagctgaatcccaccattggaaggtgggaagggacagaatagaaggattaggaaacacctcaagcagatgattgacatcttgattccttacctgttagcatagctgacttcttgattactgtcaccgaagtctgcttttgctttactagagttgccaacaaggtagtgacctgtgtagttggtgcgctcagatgatctgtcaacgggagcgtgaccacaatgtggatagaccatattgaccatactgtgagggcaatgaagctaaaaccaccacctgacctaacctatcgaagttagt comes from the Macrobrachium nipponense isolate FS-2020 chromosome 34, ASM1510439v2, whole genome shotgun sequence genome and includes:
- the LOC135207917 gene encoding uncharacterized protein LOC135207917, producing the protein MALPTNESFASVKSQETDYGCDQGLLQRAPVTTNVHPLETSERTYRQRQEEHQMNFAVKAYGLGFGLHLKHQRAAVGCPSIGHMGCLPRSNALIDALTGRDLDLEFDDILGMDSMAVANPHSVMENQQKAKLFRS